TCGTTATAGGCTATCTGCTGGGCGCGATACCCTTTGGGCTGATTATCGGCAAGGTATTCGCTAACAAAGACGTCCGGGAGGTGGGCAGCGGCAAAATAGGCATGACCAACGTGCTGCGGACGGCCGGTAAAAAAGCGGCCGTGCTCTCCCTCCTGCTGGATATAGGCAAAGGGGCGCTGGCGGTATTTATCGCCGGGCTGATATTTCACGGCAAGACCCAGGAGGAAATCACCATTTTCACCTGGATAGGCAGCGCCAAGGCACTGGGGGCTTTAGCGGCCATCGCCGGGCACAGCTGGTCAGTGTTCCTGGGGTTCAAGGGAGGGCGGGGCGTGGCAACTTTCATGGGGGGGCTGGCGGCAATGTACTGGCCGGCGGCGCTGGTGGGAGGCATACTCATCTTCGGGATAGGTTTCCGCACCAA
This genomic interval from Dehalococcoidales bacterium contains the following:
- the plsY gene encoding glycerol-3-phosphate 1-O-acyltransferase PlsY — protein: MTAFMYISVVVIGYLLGAIPFGLIIGKVFANKDVREVGSGKIGMTNVLRTAGKKAAVLSLLLDIGKGALAVFIAGLIFHGKTQEEITIFTWIGSAKALGALAAIAGHSWSVFLGFKGGRGVATFMGGLAAMYWPAALVGGILIFGIGFRTKYMSLGSIIGAISAFILLMSLNIAEVKFFGYKNYPPFEYVVFAMIGALFVYFMHRDNIIRLYNGTERMIGEKSKAGTPAHNNNPK